A window of Phragmites australis chromosome 15, lpPhrAust1.1, whole genome shotgun sequence genomic DNA:
GTTTTATTCATAATTACAAACGTGGCATGCCAAACTTTCTTAGTTAGTGACGGATGTAGCAAAACTAGGTAAGAGACCATCCacctttctctccctccctcttcttcttcctcttcctcattttcttctttttcttcgtGTCCCTCAtctatggaaaaaaaaaatagagaggctCAAAGGGCTTCCATTGGCTTCGAAGTACTAGAGGGGCTGGAGCTCCCCTAGCCCCCCTTGATCTGTCCCTGTTCTAGTCAACTAACTGCCAGCAACGCCCAAAAGCAACGGTGGCTTCCTAGGCCACGAAGCTGTATCTACGTTTTTTATGGCTGGCTCAAAGGGCTTCCATTGGCTTCGAAGTAGTAGAGGGGTTGGAGCTCCCCTAGCCCCCCTTGATCCGTCCCTGTTCTAGTCAACTAACTACCAGCAACGCCTAGAAGCACCGGTGGCTTCCTAGGTCACGAAGCTGTatctacattttttttatggcTGAGAAAGACTAGCAACGCTGAGAATCAGTAGCTACATGCTGGCATTTCATGCAGCCAAAACTATTCGTCCCACCAACTCACAAAACTCATATAATGTTGGGTTCAGCGAGCACGCAATACAGAACACATACAATGTTGAATTCAGCGGCCACAACATATCGCGCATCACTTACTATTGTATTGTAACTTATATCAATTAGCTATGCAATATACACTACTACTTTCGCATGTCCTTACTCATGTTTACTTCACGATGTAACTAATATAGAGAATTTGATTAAATACTTCTTACCtcattgtcggagggttaactcctgtcgcagggatcctgagggaccctttttagagattcggccagggggatgatcctgaatatgttcgccggaggaataaatgggtatgaatgcgatggctggtggggtggagtgatctaatgcggaacggagtaaatgcgctggtgtttagacaggttcgggccgcacggaggcgtaacaccctactcctgtatggatactataaatgccttgagaatgtccctcaaggatgttgctggttacaagaatgtctatctatcttagagcttggggctccttgttcttcagtctgctcttctcttcgctacctcgGAAACTTCTCAGGGATCGTCTAACTTGCCCAGCTTGCTCAGAGGTTTCAATGCTTCACAAAGAGTAACTTCGAAAAAGACTTCTTCAGAGAAAAGACTTCTTTTTCCcgagagctctctctctctcttttgtctGTGCTACcagcggctttaaatacccgccggcagtagcgtgccccgaacgggaggggggcacgagttccaagataccataaatggaaagggcgtcatcatagcctctgtgtgaagtgaccgggggtggaaaatgcgtcccacgcccggtcatctgtcactataaatgcactggcaacgggcgccgtggagagggcccaccgggcagccgcggagcggcccggcgtgcccgtcctgtcttgttctcctgccacagcagcgcggtagaTGGAACgtctcggcccttacgacgttatcccgagacgggccgaatggcacgggatgggacccgtgcattcaatgaccccacgcccttctgccagaatgtggcaggaactgacactgagcgtgacgggagcagttggaggtgacaggccacgcgcgctctttaaatgcaacattgggcctttgactggctgacacctcatcagtggacccctcgggggccattgtcagagggctctctgggtcgtcggggaaccgagtgctcgggggtcactgttcacctcctcggGCACTCCCTCCTGAgagtgccctttcttggtcctcggggaaccgagtgctcgggggtactgttcacctccccgagcactccctcccgggcacgcttgtgcGGATCCTCttgggaccgagtgctcgggggctgctacacgcagccccgagcactctctcccagaacttcctacagtgggtcctcgggatacttggatgcccagggggccaccgctcgcggctccgggcacgtttctcccagtacttagctttcctgaccgtcgggggactcgggtgctcgggagccacCGTATGCCTCCCCGaacactttcttcctggtacttaggcttcgcagatcatcggggaacttgggtactcagggaccaccgactgtgaccccgagcgcctactcccgggacttaatcttttttacttcgcggaggagactccgcagAATGACGCCAtatggcggattgctggcctggcctcgagaTTCGAAGACCCTTGGTTCATGATTCACCGACACtcatatatttatttcaaacaATATTACGGTATACATATTTCATAGACACTATCTCTTTAGTTTTGAATACTCTCACACTATCTCTTTTGTTTTGATAAAAAACTAAAATCCTACTCACGCGCTTAGACGCACCAATTAACATAGTACAAGTTGTTTCATCAATAACGATCACCTCAGTGATCTCTAAGTCTGAGTGGTTCAGTGCTTGCCACACTGATTAGGCTAAAAAGACTGTAGATGTGTACGACAGGTCCAGAATCTCGACACGTTCATCCCCTCCTTTTCGTCTCCTGAAAGGAACTTGTGACGTGTCCAATGAGAAGAAGCGATCTTGTACCGTTGATTTCAGAGTGAACACTGAGCAGTTTGACATACAAATTCTAGTAGATGTTGAAGAGTCCAAGAAAAAGACCTGACTTCGGGTAGACATAAACTAAGGCGTTTTAGCCTGTCGCTTTACAAAAGAAACAGACACAAGTCTGATGAAACATACGGTTCTTGGTCTGCTCCAAGTCCTCACGGTCAGTCCTTAGCAGGGTTCTCAGCTTTGTTCCTGCTGTGACAAAACGCCAGGTTGATGACTACAGCAGTGAAACAGAATACACAGTTACTTCGAATACAAGACGCAAGCGATGCCATAGGAACAGCAGGCAAAACAGAGAAATTATACGGGGATCCTCCTAGCTACCAAGGCTCCCGAAGAAGTTTCTTGAACAGCAGATAATGGCCGTGCCGACCAGTACCGATAGTGAAAGTAAAAAACACAGTTCCCATGTCAACCTCGCTGTCCTAATCTCAATCTCTTCTTTTTCCAAAAACAGTACTGAATTAGCTCCACACGTTTTCGGTAATCAAAGCAACTACTCACCCTGTTACTTGATTACATTTGAAAGGAACAAGCCATCAAGGTCAGGTTCCATCTTCCCAGGATCGAATTTCTGCTATAATAACAACTCCAATTGAGATTTCAGAAAAAAGGCAGGATTGGAAGAAGCATCGATCTATATACAAGTCTGCATGTTACAGAGTTCTAGCTCTACCAACACAGCTGCTGAAAGAATGAGTGAACCGAAGCACAAAACCCCTAAGGTTACAAAAAAGAAAACCTCACAGGATCGTGCGGCCGTTGGTCTTTCTCTTGGCGTCCTCCCATGGAGCGGGCACCTGTGCAGAAGACCCCATGTCCAGCTCTCCCCCAATCATCAATGCCGGGAAGCCACCGTTGGTCATGGAGCCACCCATGGTCCCTCCAGTGCCAAGCCCAAGGAAGTCCAGAGTAGCAGGCTTGGGACCAAACAGTGGCGATGGTCCCATCATCAAGTCGGGCAACCCTGAATTTCTACTTTCGCATGCAAGGCCAAGGCCTAGACTGTTAGATAGCATTGACATGGACTCCATCTCCATTTGCTGATTACCCCGGTGGCGCTCCATCTCCATTTGCTGATTGCTCTGGTGGCGCTCCATCTCCATTTGCTGATTGCTCCGGTGGCGCTCCATCTCCATTTGCTGATTACTCCGGCGGTGCCAATGTTGCGTACTGTTATCAGTGAATCTTCCTCGAGGTAGCTGCTTTGATGGagatgatgacgaggaggaagaggcaaGCCCAAACTCCTTCAGGAATGATGAGCTTGATTGCGAAGCTCCAACCTCAGCTGCCTTCTGCAGGAGCGCGGTAGCAGACATGTGGGGTGCTGGAGGTGGAGCGAAGGTGCAAGGGTTGCTTGCATTTGTCTGTGGGAACAGAGAGGAGGGCGCACCAATCGCAAGGCAAAGGAAGGTGGGATCAACACCGATAAGATCACGCAGTGATCTACTCTGTGAAGTGGTACTTGTTGTGGCTGATGCAAACAGACCAGCAAAAGTGTTGGTTGTTGTAGATGGCGCAATGGAATTGGAAACATTGCCTCCTGCGCCACAGCTGGTGCTGCTGCCATCGGTACCAATGGCCTCAGAAGGCGAGGGGAGGAAGCATGGAAGCATTGGAGTGTCTTTGTCCAGCAAATTGGAGCCCACGAGCTCAGTATCCTTGTATTGATCAGCTTCCTGAAAGCAGgcatcttcatcttgatcagCTTCCTCTACCTTGGTAGTCACAGTTGGCTCAGCAACCACCTCTGGCTCTATAACATATAGAccaaaacaagaacaagtcagTCATCACTCTTCAACTGATTGGTCATTTGGACAGCCAAATTGGGAAAAGAGAGCAACAGTGCATGCACTGCTTTCCTATGACAGAAGTAAGATTGACTTAAAGAGCAAGAATTTGCAATAAATCTCATCTAGTCTATCTATGGGCAATAAGACAAGCACACAAACAAGATGCAATAGGAGCATACCATCCGCATTTGGCACCAATGCCACAACTGGTTGTtgtgcctgtggaaatggaggCTGTTTCGGAAGTCGCTGCCGCTGCTGTGGCAATGGAGGTGGAGACAGACGGCGCTTAGGCTCCTGTGGCAATGGAGGTGGAGACAGACGGCGCTGCGGCTCCTGTGGCAATGGAGGTGGAGACAGAGGGCCCTGTGGCTCCTGTGGCAATgaaggtggtggtggaatgCACTGTGGTTCCTCTGTCACCGACTCCACACGCTGAGGCTGCTCCACCTCAGCCACAGCAGAATTCtcattctcgtcctcctcccccttctccttaTCCTTCTCCACATTCTCCTCAGCTTCCAAATCAGGCGGCCGACGCGATGGCGGAGCCGGCGGTGCCAGCACCCTGCCTGTCTCCTCCACGAGGGCGCCACAGAAGGCCCGGTGCGTCACGAAGCTGTCCCTTCTGAAGCAAGCAAGCATACAATCGAATGAACACTAATGCGAGCTTTCCCCCAAGGAATCGACCATAGGattggggagagagaggaagaaggaagCACCTTGTGAAGAGCGTGCCGCAGTCGCATCGGTACTCACGGGTCCCGCAGGTCTTGGCGTGCGCCTTGAGGTCGGCATGGACGGCGTAGCGCTTGCCGCAGCGCGGGCACGCCCAGTGCTTCTCGCCGTGCTTGCGGCAGAAATGCTTCTTGATCCCGGTGAGGTCCCCGAGCGCGCGCGCAGGGGAGTGGTGCACGCAGCCGGGCTCCGGGCACACGTACACCctccggcgcggcggcgccgCCCCGGGCCCGCGCTGCCGCAGCCGCCACGGCAGGTTGTGCCCGCGGCGGTGCAGCTGCAGGTTCTGGTCCCGCTGGAACCCCTTCCCGCACACCTCGCACACGAAGCGGTTCGTCGCCAGCAGCGTCCCCGGCGACAGCGCGATCACCTCGGCGTCCGGATCTGcagccacacacacacacacgcaacCCACCGTAAGACCCCGCGGCGGAGTGCACCAACCCCGAAGCAAGCAAGCGGTCGCTCACCAGGCGTCCCGGGGAGGTTCCTCTTCTTTTTCACCGGAGCTGCCACCGGAGCCTCCCCCGGCCCTGGCGCCGCCTGCTCTGGCCCCGCCTCCGGCTCCGTCGGGTCCGTCATCATCGTCCCCGCTCGATCTGGCGCCTCGCTCGCCCGCTCCCTCCCGGCTCGTCTCACTGAATCCCAGCGCTCGCGCCTGCTCCGGCCGGGGAAGTCGGTGGTGCGCGGCCTCGGGCGGTGGacggggatttttttttctttcaccttctctctctctctctctctctctctctctctctctctctcgttatcTCTTTTCGCGATTATTTTTGGTGCGGCTTTTCTATTGGGGAAGACGCGAGACGCGACGGGCGGGGGTGGTGGGGCGCTGCCTGTGGCTGGAGCTGTGGTCTACTCGCGCCGCGCGGCGCCAAAGCCAAAGCCGATCCGGCACGTTGGCCTTCCGTCACGGGGCCGGTAGCGTCCCGCGCGTGGCCGTCGGATGGATGGATCGCCCCGCCCCGCACGTGGTCGCCCCCCGCGCGCGGTTTACTGCAGCCTGCGGGGACGGACGCCTCTACCTTTCTCGTCTAGTCGTGTCACGTCCACCGTCTCGCCGGCCGCCGACGCCGGCCGCCGACGACGCTTTGGTCACTTCCATTGCTGTTTCGTGTGCCGAGCAAGCAGTACGACGGAACAGCTGGTGGTAGTAGCATAAGTGCGAGCTGAGAACTGTGAGGTGCGCAGAGCTGTGCGAGATACGCCTTTGGGACGTGGAGTGGTCGGCCAAGTGGCCAAGCAAGCAAAGAACGAAAAGTGTAGCTGCTTATCTGGACACAGAACAGCAGAGGCTGCGTGTCCCTGATCGGCGACCACCGGACGTCGGGGGTGGATCATGTGCGAGCGCGTGTCTTGGGAAACGGAAATACGAGAGGAAAGTCAGGCAGGCTGGGGTGGATGGACATGGACATTGGACACGTATGCTGTGTTTGGATTGAGCCGGCACTCTCCATCATAAAATTAGTGTTGATCCCACTTTCTGCTGTAAGTTTGGATGAGGCTAATAGTTGATGAGACCAGTCTTCTATTGTCCAacgtttagttttttttttcactaacCGTAGACGAAACACGGACGCTCGATTACTATGCTAAACTTTTAATGAGCCTATGGATTGACAGTGTTAGTCGGGACTCAAGTGAAGAGTATTATCATCTTATGGGTGTTTAGAGTGTTCGGGTGGTTATTTTTACCATGGGTTTCGTGCTAATATCTTCGAGTTTTAGCCGCTACTGCAAGGCACCTTGCGGGTGGTCTGGACCCGGCTCTTGTGCGCATGCACGGAAGGAAAAGGCGGTGGCACCGTAGAAATGGAGTGTGACTACTCTAAccgtttctttttttgtttccttttgttAGCGATTTCCAATTATGGTTAGGGATTTGATTTCCTCTTCTGGGGAGTTGCTAGGGTACCTACACCGAGGTTTCtagttttctctattttgcctCAGGTTTCGTTGCAGAATTTTCAGGTTTTGGTATTAGATTTAAGCCAGATTTTGACGGTTTTCGTGTTCAAAATTGAGTTTTAACACATCTGAAAATAAGTTTTAGGCTCAACTGAAAAGGCAATACACtaataaaaaaagaggaaaaggcATAAGTCTCTGTGAGTTTCAAataaaaaccaaacttgaaatCTCGAAGGCAGATTCCAAAGGCAAATAATAAAACTTGAAATCTTGCATGCCACCGAAATATGATTTTGAAGACAATGGTGTTAGATGAATCCCCTTGTCGACTTTATCCAATATAGCCCCCTCGGAGGCTTCTTACACCTTAGGCGGCCACATCCTCCTCCTTGCTAGATTGGGCCTAACAACCTCAACTCACCAAATCTTGCTATGTGTTTGCGGCAACATATATTGAGCCATGGCAGGGGATGTGGATGGAGGTACCTAAGGGTGCTGTCAACAACATGTGAAGGAGTGTGATCATCATCACCATCGCCATGAGAGGAGGGTGGAGGGGTGGGGTGGAGATTAAGAATATTGTGAAGGAAAGAGTGCGACAGAGGAGATAGCATAGGCGGTCGTGCCCGTTCAATGGATTGGATCGAAAAGAAGGTATTCTAGTAGAATAGAATCATATGAGACTTGTCATTATTACGTCTTATAGTATAATTGTATAGTGGAAGAGAGTTTTTTATTAACTTTTCTGAAAAGGTAGCATAGTACCGATAATGGTACGAGTGTTGTACCGTCGTGGAGGAGAAGATGTGACACTAGTAAAAAGAAATGTGTTTCTttaaacaattttttattttaatttactTATGTTGTCCTTGTGGTAAAAGGGTTATTCCGCCACTTGGTCCAAAGTCTTTTTTTAAGGAATACTTAAGATATTATGTTTAAAACAGAAAGTGGGAACAACCAGATACATGTCACCCTCACAGAGCGTGTAGACTACAACACAACACAGAATGGAGACACGTACATCGACCACATAAGAAGTTACATAGGACACTAGTCAGAACACTAAAGTGCATGCGACCCACGTGTCGATGGCATTGTTGACACCTTGGAGATGGCTTGCCTGGTTCGCTAAAAACTGGCAAGGTTGAACGTCGGTGAAGACGCCTAGATGGAAGGGCCCCCTTTGCTTCATTGGTGGAAAGCAGAGGttgagggaggagggagaaacCCTGGTGGTAACATACACCCGACGATATAGGATTAATACCAGGGGCAAATGATTGACTTCATCATCTTCAAAGATGGACAGTGTTGTTTCTTCATCATCGATAGCGATCCGCGTGTCGCTAAGATTGGATGGTTGCGTCAATAGGCCTGAAACACATTCCATGTAGCCGTCATCGACCTGCATCACCAGATATGGCGATGTGGCGCATTGTATTTGTTGAATTCCATGTAATGGTTCAAAAGCCTATTACATGGTTGGATAGCATACGTTTTTCTTCTGTTCCAGCTCGCACACTCTGAGTTACATTCATTTTGCTTGTGGTCCCTTCCTGCTTCTTGTGTCGCGTGCTACCATGCCATTTATGACAAAAAGTGACAATGGGAATTGTTTGCTGAGAAGTTTCCACCTAAAATCTGTAGGAACAAGGATactgactagagggggtgaataggtgaaTTCAACAACTAAAAACttagtgataaaaaaaaaaagacatgtgGAAGATAAACAAGAGATCACTAGAGCTATTTAAAGCAACAAGGACTaagtcaaggtttgcaatcctatggtgacatgcaacaatatatattttagGAAGATAAATGGCAATATCTTGAtttcactagagtagcactGTACTACTCCAGTGAGAAGTGCTCAAATCCCTTTCACAATCACACCActatggctccttcacaatcttcttcgAAGGGCTCAATGGTGCAAACTCCTCCAAGCCATCTAGAATGCGGCAACCTTCAATAGTAACAAGTTGATGACGCTTgtttgaaggatcactagtgccacaaagctcaaactcaacaatgcaatgtactagatgctctcacactctcaaatgtGCAATcgctaagccaagagagggagaggaggggggcAAGTGCTCAAAGGATCAGAATTGAGGTGCTTGCCTTTTGCCTTTGAACCAGCAATAGGtctatttataccccacacTCAAAAATGTGGTTGTTGCTATTGATTTGACAGCACTATGGCTACGGCAGTAAGACTGTAGGTCATCTGATGGTCAAACTGCCAGCCATACAAAAGCTACTAAAACGTGATGATTACACTAACACATGTCTGGTAGTCAGACCGTGAGCCGGGAACAGAGTTCCCAAACTCTCTGTTCCCAGGCGGTCAGTCCAGCTGGCCTCGGCGGTCAGACCAACTGACCTCTACGGTCAGACCGCTATCGAGCAGAGAGTCCAAATCCCTTTGTTCCTAGACGGTCAGATCAGGCCATACACTCGGTCAGACCGAGGATAAAGTTTTGCTCAACATCTACTAAGATTatatagcggtcagaccggtcaTGCCCGGAGGTCAGATCGTCACACATGAAACTCAATAAAGAACTCCTTTTCTATACAGCAATCTAACCGGCCacttctggcggtcagactgccacaACACAAAATTTCGAAAAGCTTTGCTTTCTTTAGTTCTTCTCAAACTAAAACCACATTCTAGATGAAATGCAAGTTGAGCAACGTGACATTTTTGATATCTCAGGTAAACACATATAAacctctcttaatagtatgacatTTATTCTATCAAATCagtcttttctcttctctaaacATTTTTGACTAGTAAAAGAAAATATTCTATATTTATATCTTTatcttgagctagccatttgcatATTCTTCgcacatgcttcttctagcttcacGATATTTTTGGAATTAATCTTTTCATAACTTAACTTAAACATGCTAGTCCACAAATTAAATATTATCATTGATTAAAAAATACGAATTAGGAGCTTAGAAGCTTCAATATCCTCttttttgataattgatgacaacaaGTCTAAAAAGTGATGTGTTCTATAGGTTGAGCCTATTTTTAGCCTACAATATAAAGAAGACTcgaatatgaatatgaatttgaattttaacaGCAAGAATTTCACAAAGCCACTATTAATGAGAGTGGAGCAACATCTCATAAATTAAATTGGATAGCTAGGTTCATTAATGTACTTCTCTGGATAATGGATTGTATGGCTTGTATGGCAGCCTTCTTTTGCGTGTGTTGAATTGCCGTGACATGTATGTATGCGTATGATTGTTGGCTGGCTGTCGGTGTTTATGTATTGAAAGCAATAATCTTCACATAGGGGTAACATCACTATATATGGTCAAACTAACTACATCCAGTGTGTTCATTCAcatccatccaaccaaataaACCTTTAACTTAACTCATTAAAATCATACTCTAAAAAACAACCCTATCTATAAAACAATTAAATCATCCTATTCAACACAATATGGATAGCCATATCCCCTCCAACGTTACTCTCCAACTCAATGGACCTGAGTGCATTATCGCAAGCGACGAGTAGAAGATATCAAGATAAGATGATCTCACACATCTCACTGGTAAAACAGATGATTTTCGACTCTGTTCTTGctggaaaaaaaatgttttgagCTCCCCAACAAAAGGAACGGATAAATACTACGGCCAAGCAGCACGAGACAGATGGAGCATATGCAGCAGTGCCAGTGCAGTTCAATCATTCAGTGGAGTGGAAGCGATCGTAGTGACCCGTCGACGAAAATGGAGTCATTTCAGGTAATCGAATTCATCATTTTCAAGCTACTTGTTGGCCGACAGACGGAGTTCTGCACAGTAAAAGACTAATAGTGGAGTACTTAGCACCTATGGGATACAGTTTAATGAAGAACAGTAAATTATTTCATACAAGAGCGAATGCCTTGTCATTTAAACACACTTATAAACCAGTAAGTAAGTGGCTCACGTTAATAGCATGACTAATTTTACTATAATTTTTTCacgataatatttgattaattatattttgtatggactctttatttaggtatttaatttttataataatttgatttttaaaagactatatttgatattgatccttcttttttctattacCCTAATTacaattattattttattttatttagactctttatttagatattttgtttcccaAACTGTATGGAAATCAAACcactaattttctataattttgaattttgaatttagttatttattaatcgtatttgatatggactatttaatttaatctagactattagatatttataataataagtagtctattttttttctaattaacaTTATAATTTTGTGACATTAAAAACGAATATGATGACTCCTTTaacacttaaataataatataatagaagaTAGATTGTATTTGGATTCATGAACAACTGCAACTCCTCTTTGCGCCTAAATTTACAGGGTATCTGCTTGGTTAAGCAACTCCGGTTCAATTCTTCAGAGACCGATCATTCCTAAGAAAGGAGTGAAAGGGAAATTTACAGTTACAAAAGCTTCAAGTAGACTCTTCACGTCAGCCTGGCCAGACGAGGGTAACTGATTTGACCGAAACGCCCAGCGCACAGAAACTGCAAATCCCGGCAAATACTTGTGAAGAcgactcactctctctcctgcTGGTCCAGACTCCAGAGTATCGGTCCTCAAATGAGATCAGGCCATCAGAGAAAGGCCCATCGCCTGCCCTCATTCTTGATCACCTCAATCAGCTCAAGATCTCCAAGAAAAGTCTTTTTACATTTCTTTATTTCACAAATGGAATTGCcaggaggtggggggggggggaagcaaTCCATGCTGATATTGTACTAGCAGAGTAGCAGTTCGCCAGCTATTTCAAAGGTATCCTCTTAAAGAATGCAAAAATACTTGCTGTCAGACATGCTGGTGCAGCTGGTCAAATTACAGCAGCACATCCAGCTAAAAAAATTTGCGACACAGAAGGactattcatttttttttcaaggacGGACAGAAGGATTGTTCTGTCAGCTTTGTTTCATCTTGGAACGTAAGGGGCGTGGACTAGCAAGAAATAAACAAGGACACTCCAGGAAGAGTTCTGTGGAACCCGTGACAATGGCTTTCAGTATAAGTGATTCTCTTTTTCACATGGATATATCAGATATAAATCGGACATGTTCGGCAATGGCAAACTATCATGGGTGGATGGATGACGGCGACGCCGCGCTTGTGCCAAAACCAAACCATATATGGAAGCTCACTCGTGATGAAGCCCTGAGGATAACATATATTAGTAACTTGATCCTGGAGTGGCTTTGGTCAGGAGCTCAGCTCTCTGCATCAGGCCATGGACGGAGCTTCCGACCTCGAGAGGGACAGGACACCACAGCGCGTCAGTGTCCGTTCTGAGACGAGAGTCGTCACGGCGAAAACACGATTTAATGTGCTATTTAAGGTGCTATTACATGTGCTGCAAATTGCTGGAAAGAAAGAAGGGAAGGTGACTGGAGAAGGGGTGTTTCAACTCTCTCCATGGCTGGGACTGGGACAGCAGAAGAGTGTAGGGCACGCGACTCACCGACACAAAGGGTGATGGTACTGCGTCACTCGGTGGAGTGGGCGAGGCTGGACGCGAATCTTGTGTCAATTCTTGTTGCAGGAGACGGACCGGAGGAGAGATCGCCCGTACCAGTCTGACAGGGCCCGCTTCCAGTTGGAGGTTCAGATTTCAGAACAGGGGGCTTCATCTCGGCAGTCGGCAGAACAGGCAGGAAAAGAAACCAGCTTCAGGCTTCAATCTATCTACAACACATTCTCTGAACCTCATTTTCTTAAGCTCACTACGAAGGTTTTCGCATGTTCAAATGTGTCTGCTACGTTTCCCTGCCGATTGCGAAAAGCAGAAAAGATGCACCGGTCGACCAGTCCAGCTTTGACGAGCTTATCATCA
This region includes:
- the LOC133892821 gene encoding zinc finger protein ENHYDROUS-like, which produces MMTDPTEPEAGPEQAAPGPGEAPVAAPVKKKRNLPGTPDPDAEVIALSPGTLLATNRFVCEVCGKGFQRDQNLQLHRRGHNLPWRLRQRGPGAAPPRRRVYVCPEPGCVHHSPARALGDLTGIKKHFCRKHGEKHWACPRCGKRYAVHADLKAHAKTCGTREYRCDCGTLFTRRDSFVTHRAFCGALVEETGRVLAPPAPPSRRPPDLEAEENVEKDKEKGEEDENENSAVAEVEQPQRVESVTEEPQCIPPPPSLPQEPQGPLSPPPLPQEPQRRLSPPPLPQEPKRRLSPPPLPQQRQRLPKQPPFPQAQQPVVALVPNADEPEVVAEPTVTTKVEEADQDEDACFQEADQYKDTELVGSNLLDKDTPMLPCFLPSPSEAIGTDGSSTSCGAGGNVSNSIAPSTTTNTFAGLFASATTSTTSQSRSLRDLIGVDPTFLCLAIGAPSSLFPQTNASNPCTFAPPPAPHMSATALLQKAAEVGASQSSSSFLKEFGLASSSSSSSPSKQLPRGRFTDNSTQHWHRRSNQQMEMERHRSNQQMEMERHQSNQQMEMERHRGNQQMEMESMSMLSNSLGLGLACESRNSGLPDLMMGPSPLFGPKPATLDFLGLGTGGTMGGSMTNGGFPALMIGGELDMGSSAQVPAPWEDAKRKTNGRTIL